A window of the Lactuca sativa cultivar Salinas chromosome 5, Lsat_Salinas_v11, whole genome shotgun sequence genome harbors these coding sequences:
- the LOC111906312 gene encoding uncharacterized protein LOC111906312: MTPLPRHPEMPRKSKSRVVSQGMSIGRLQGEKNLLICYNCKKPGHHWKNCRDPPASAVPHITSALPICYHCNETGHKKAECPKLKTGKGDGGTNPTITSSSKGTTMVTRGRAHQMIVEEPVITTTVAGTYLLDSEPDVVMFDSGATHSFVSHTFINRLGRSIGKLAHPMVVDVADNRTIYVTDVYRGYTLEFFGVEFPIDLIPIAMRELCVIIGMDWLDAFDAEIHCRKKQVRVQNPRGGELIIQGDIPRLAMASCSSAIALDDVPTISDFSDVHLNNVNNKIVGQMNDHH, translated from the coding sequence ATGACACCTCTTCCAAGACATCCAGAGATGCCCAGAAAAAGCAAAAGCAGGGTAGTAAGTCAAGGTATGAGTATAGGACGTCTTCAGGGCGAGAAAAATCTGTTGATATGCTACAACTGCAAAAAGCCAGGGCATCATTGGAAGAATTGTAGGGATCCCCCTGCGAGTGCAGTACCTCATATTACTTCTGCACTTCCCATCTGCTATCACTGCAACGAGACGGGACACAAGAAGGCTGAATGCCCGAAGTTGAAGACTGGTAAAGGAGACGGGGGTACAAATCCTACAATTACATCGTCCTCTAAGGGAACCACTATGGTGACACGAGGTCGTGCTCACCAGATGATTGTGGAGGAGCCGGTGATTACAACGACAGTGGCAGGCACTTATTTGCTAGATTCTGAGCCcgatgttgttatgtttgatagcgGTGCTACCCATTCTTTTGTATCTCACACATTTATTAATCGTTTGGGGCGTAGTATCGGAAAATTGGCTCACCCAATGGTTGTCGATGTTGCCGACAACCGCACTATTTATGTCACCGATGTTTATCGGGGTTACACTCTCGAGTTTTTTGGAGTTGAATTCCCCATTGATCTTATCCCTATTGCAATGCGAGAGCTATGCgttatcataggcatggattggcttgatGCGTTTGATGCGGAAATCCACTGTCGTAAGAAGCAAGTTCGTGTTCAAAACCCTAGAGGTGGAGAACTTATTATTCAAGGGGACATTCCACGCCTGGCTATGGCTTCTTGCTCTTCTGCTATAGCACTAGACGACGTTCCTACCATTTCCGACTTCagcgat